The DNA region GGTCTTCCCCCCAAAAAGTAGGCCATTCTAAACTAGAGACTCCGGTGCCCTGAAAGGGCAAGGAGTGTCATGAAGAAATCGAAGTTCAGCGAGGAGCAGGTGGTGAGGATCCTGCAGGAGGCCGCATCGGGCAAGCCGGTGCGCGAGGTGTGCACGGCGCACGGGGTGAGTGAGGCCACGTTCTACGTGTGGCGCCGCAAGTACGGAGGCATGGAGACTCAAGACGTCAAACGCCTGCGCGATCTCGAAGCTGAGAACGCTGCGCTCAAACGGATCGTGGCGGACCAGGCGCTCGTGATCGACGCGACCGGGAAACTGCTTCGAAAAAATGGCGTAGCGCTTCCGACCGCCGCACGGGAGCGCGGATACTGATGGACCACGGCCTTTCGCAGCGGCAGGCCAGCTCGCTCATGGGGATCTCCAGACGGGCGCTCACCATGCAGCCGGCACCGGACAAGGACGTCGCACTTCGCGAGCGTCTGAGGGCCGTGTGGAGGCCCAACATGGGCTACCGCATGGCTCACTCGCTCATCCGCCTGGAGAACGAGCCCCTCAACGTCAAGCGCGTGCACCGCGTGTGGAAGGAGGAAAAGCTCGGACGGATGAAGCGCTACCGCAAAAAGCGCACCGGAGGCTCGGTGCCTCTGGCCGCGGAAGGCCCCAACCACGTTTGGTGCGTCGACTTCTGCTTCGACTGGGCCGAGAACCGCTCAAAGCTCAAGGTGCTCGCCATCCAGGACGAGTTCACCAAGGAGATCCTGGCGCTCGAGGTCGCGACGAGCATTCGGTCGCTGCACCTGCAAGAGGTCCTGTCCCGGATCATGCGCGAGCGCGGGGCTCCGCAGTTCCTGCGCTCAGACAACGGACCCGAGTTCATCTCGCGTTCGCTCGCCGTGATGCTGGCCAAGGCCGGTACAGAGAGCCGCTTCATCAAGCCTGGATCTCCATGGCAGAACGGCTTTGCGGAGAGCTTGGTTTCCAGGCTCCGAGATGAGATCCTCGGCGTCGAGGTGTTTCACAATCTGGCCGACGCGCAACTCAAGCTCGCGATCTACCGCCGCTACTACAACGAAGTGCGGCCCCATTCGTCGCTCGGCCGAGTCCCACCCGTCGTGGCTGCACGAAGACGGGAGCAACTCGCCCACTGTCCGCCTTCCAATGCGTCAATATCTGAGGGAAGTCTCTAGTTATGAGTGGCCTACCCAAAGGGGGCATGTCAGTTGCCCTCAAGGAGATCGGTAAGTTCATGGCCAAGAGAGGCATGGTGTCAAGAAACGGCAAAGTGATCCGAGAGAACGGAATGCAATAAGATCTTGAACACGTTCAGGCTCTTCGTTGATAGATCCCGTACGGCTCCGGGCACGCTAGAATGAGGCAACGGGGACACGAAATTGCTTTGCTCACTCTTACCAATCGAAACACTCCCAAATCAAATGCACCAACGTTCCCAATAGTAGCCTGCCGTGTTCTTGAGAAACGTTCAACATACAGGAACAAGGGAGCACGAGTGCTGGTGGATAAAGTAAAGATGGCCTCCTCTAGCAAGGATACTAATCGAGATACTCAAAAGAACGGATCAGAAACCGTACTTTGCTTTTCTCATCTTAAAGGCCTTCTCACCGCCTTCCATGATCCTAGTAATGGCCTCACGAACTGGCTTCTTGTCGATTGCACCACTCGCATAGATTTCCCCAATGACACCTGCAGCGGTTGACGTTGACTCAAGGCATACAACAAGCTCTGCATCTCCATTTACTACAAGGTTCGCGTTGTGGCTCGCGAAGATCAACTGCCTCCCCTCCTTTGCCGACCATATCTTCTCGACGAGCGACGAAATGAACTGACTATCGAGGTCATCTTCAGGCTGATCAATCAACAGTGGAGGCCCAACTTGGCCCAGCAATGCGGTGAGTAGAACGGATGCCTGCTGACCTGCGGACGCCTTCCCAAAGGGGATTAAATCTCCAGTTTCAGTTCTAAACTGAAATACGACATCATCTTCCGGACAGGCTCCGATGATTGAAGCGTAGTCTTGGTACTTAAGCACCTCAGCAGCTCGGTCTATTTCTGTGTCTGAAAAGACCCCTCTGAGGCTTTGGAGGGTTAAGGATGTGATGTCGATGGCCTCATGCTTCGCCCCTATGACCTTGTCAAGGTCCTCAACGAAACCACGCCACAGTTGGATCCGATCGGTACTATCAGAAAAGCGTTGGGCCATCTCCTCAAACTTAGCCCCCCTGATGTTTGATCCCTTCAGGACCTCCTGCAACTTCTCGATAAACGGCTGAATGTCCTCTGACACTCCAACATATACGCTGAATCGTTTATCGGTGGCTTGCTCCACACGCCGCGCTTCATCCTTGAGCAATTTCCCTCTCTGTCGTAAGAGACCTGCCCGTTGGTCTAGCAGTTTCGAAAACTCCGAACCAGCTTCTGCCAAAACCTTCACCCTTGCTTCGATAGCACTGAGACGCTGAAGAAGCTTCTTCTCCTCTACCTCAAGAAATCGTATTTGCTTGACTTGAGCCTCACTCTGTTTGCTCCGTTGTTCGAGCTGCACACCGCGTTTCTTGGCAGTTGCGATTTCGCCTCGAACGAGCGCTTCACTTGATGCGAACACGCCTTCGGCGTCGACAAGCTTCTTGAGGTGGACTCCTGCCATTTTTATAGCGTCAGAGGAGGACTTGATGGCGGATTGTGTGGCAGCCACGAGGTTCTCGATTGAGTCCTTGTGCGGGAGATTGTCAAGCACCAATTCACCGTAGTCCGGCCAGGACCTCAGATTGCTATAGACTGTGCGAAGCGTAGAGACTATGCTTTCTAACTCAGATCGAAGCATAGCCAGCAATAACTCCTCTTCCTGGGTCTTGGAGGCTCTGGCCAACTCTGAGCGCTCTGAGTCGGAAAGGCCCTTGAGGCCCTTCCGCGCCTGCTCAAGTCGAGTGCGGATGGACGCAACTTGCTTTCGAGCTGAGGCTTGATCCGCTCTCGCCTGCCTAAGCTGCACCCATCGTGCGTGGGCGCTCGTAGCTGTAACCAAATTCGCCTCTCGGGCTTCCCTCAGACGCTCCTGTTCGTTCTTGATATTTGAGTACAGAAAGGCTCGCACTTGGTCGGATTCGAGGGCAACGGTGCTTAGTTCCTTTTGGCCATATACAGCTATCGGTAGTAGCTCGCGGATCTCATCTTGTGTCGCAGCAAGAAACTCCCCATCTCCGATGCGAAGGTGAATAGCGCCCGAGGTGCTGTCACGCCGGACAGTGTGGAGCGTTCCATCAATCGTTACATCGACTGCGACCATGCCCTTGACGGGCTTAAGCGTGTCCTCAACGATATCTCGCTGCTGCGGGCCCGTTGGGCGGCGTGCTGAAGTCGCGGGCCGACACAAACACCAGCGAACATACTCAATGATTGTCGTCTTACCTGATCCTCTTCCCCCAATTAGAGCGTTGAGCTGTGGGCTGAATTCCTGGTTTAGGTTTCCCAAGAAGGTGCTTGCAGTCAATGCCACCGAACTGATCCAGGTTCCTGTCATACGAGGATCGGTGGTAGAAATCCTGGATTCACATGCCAAACACGCCTGTCTCAGAGCTTCTGCCGTGGGCTCAGACCATTTGATCCAGCTGGGATGCTCACTCAGAGACTCTACGGTGTTTTCGCGGGAGTCATTGGTTTGGATGATAGCGATCTTCTTGTTACCGTAGGCCCTGTCTTTACCATTCAGTTTCTTTAGGTGACCATCTCTCAGTTTTGAGGCGGAACCGTCAACGTATCCTCCAACGCACGGCATCTCTGTGTACTTGTTCGCGAAGCCAGCGCGTATCAGGGTGGACTGGCCGCCATCGCTGACGTTAGGCAAGACAATATAGCGTCCTTTGACACCAGGCACGCCGTCAAGTCGGGCAGAGAGGTCTGACAGTTTCTCAATGGGAAGACGCTTGACTGCAGGGCCCTTTGCAGGAATCTGGGCAGGCAGGGCCAGCCCAAGTGCGGTGTAGGCCTGGTCAAGAAGGGAGTCGGGTAACTCACTGTCAAAGAGGAGCAAGGCTTGACAGGGCACATCGAGGGTCAATTCCATTCCTGGCCAAACGACCAGAGCCTCATCAGCAAACTCCGAGGCGACGATGTGCCTGAGAAGCTTCACGAACTCCAGGTCATGATGGTCCGTAATAGCGACGGCATCAAGCCCGGCGGTCAAGCAATTTCTGACAAATTCTCGGACGAACTCCGTCCAATCACCCGTCGTTTTGAGAGTGGGTGTTCGATACCGCTCGTCTCGCGGGCTGTGCACCTGTAATGCACTCTTGTGGAATCTAGCACCAAGAGACATCGATCTTCCTCAATTTCCGCGAACCATACTCACAAGAAGCATACTCATTCAACCTGAAACGTACCACCTCGTGCTGAGGGGATCAAGCTACTAGCAGGGTGCTGAAGAACGACCTCGAAGAGGTCGCCGACGGTTGCCCGGGGTCGCGCGCAGCGAGACCCCGGGTTCAAAGGGTTGCCCCGGAGCACCACAGCAGGGTGTGCTGAGTCTTGTGTCCATTGCTGAAGGCGATCTGAGACGGCCTCCTGTAGCCCCCTGTTGCGATAAAAGGAAGCGCACATTCTGCGCGTCCAAAATGCCGTGCCTAGAATTCCAGCTCTACTTCCACGAACATTTGAGCCAGTTACCCTTTCGTCGAACTGTCATAACTGGCTGTCCCTTGTGAACTCGAGAACGGTATGTTGTCTTGGCAGGCACGCCAAGTTGTACCATAAACGAAAGGGCTCTTCGCAAGTAAGTAGGTCGTCCAGAGCGACGGTGTCCCGAATCTAGTTGAAAACTTAGTAGTAAGCCCCCTTCCAGGAGGGTAAACCCCCGGTTGAAAACAAGGAGGAACTCACTTGAGCAAAAGCTATCTGAGTACGGTTAGGGACCAGTGGTCCAATTCACGGCGATCTTCGTGACGCTCCTGTTCAATCCGCAGTACAAAGCGCCCTCTCGATCGACATATGTGGCCGCAATGGAATGACCTGAAAACCGGAGAATCGATGAGTATCGACCAGTCGCAAGCACTACCTTCACAATCCGTTGGTTCTCCCAATCACTCCACGAGGAGGCAACGACCAACGCCTCGCGGTCTGCTAGGAACAACACTTGAGTGATCAAGAGGTCCGTCTCGGTTGTGCCAATTACGCGCCCAGTCTTAGCATCCAATCTCGTTAGGTTTGACCGCTGGGCGGAATAGCGATTGGCCGCGTACAACAGCCGTTTGTGCTCCCTGTCTGTCCCTAGAGAACTTATCGGCTCACTCTCCTTATGGGCCCACCGCACTCGGCCAGACTCAACATCCCACGCCATACAACCCGTTCCAGCGGCAACTATGGTGCTATCTTGACCAGCCCAGACGAGACCTCCGCCCACAGGAAGAGGGCATTGTAGGCGCCTAGAACTCTTCGGGTCGCCTACAGATCGGATAAGGATCGCCTCCCCCTCACTGTATTCAGCAAACCGGTCGCCGGATCGGGAGAAGGCAGCATTGTCGATGAATGCGTCCCCTTGCCACTCTCGGACGAGTTTCTTCGACACCGCATCCCACAAGGTCCATCGGTCATCGACGCCCAATGCAAGGACGAATCGTCCGTCACTCGATGAAGTCAAGCAAGTGATTCGTTCCCCATGGCGCCCCACTTCTACGGATGCCCCCTTGTCTGAATCCACCCGCATGATCCGGCCATCGCCGAAACTTAGGCCAGCGAACACCGTCCCAACGTCCTCCGACACCGTCAGACGAGAGAACTCACCTGAGCCAAGGCGCGCCACGACCCGACCAGGAACGGATTGCATTTCGCGCAACGCACAACCCAATAGCGTCAACCCGACCAAAACAGAGATCCAGATCTGTGCCCTCAACGCCTCACGCCCTAAGCACCCTCCATCCCACGGAGATCATGAGTATACGTCAGACATTTTGTTAGTGCCTGAACAAATGTCGAATATTCGCTATTACTTATCGGCGGCATCTGATCGATTCCCCTCAATGGGACACAACGATACGAACCCGAATCACTAACACCGCGCCATATCCCTCCTGGCGGACAAATGCTACACATGGGGTATGGAGTAGGCCAAGAACACCCAACCTTCAGAAAGTCCGCACACCTTATCTTCTGACCGAAGTAATCGATTTCACGATGTGCTTCGAAGAGATTATTGCACAGCAAGAGAAGAGTCGAAGGCTTAGTACAGAAATTCGAATAACCACACTTTGCAAAGCATGCGGTGTGGTCTTCAATCCAATCCTTGCACGTCAGCGGCA from Fimbriimonadaceae bacterium includes:
- a CDS encoding AAA family ATPase, with product MTAGLDAVAITDHHDLEFVKLLRHIVASEFADEALVVWPGMELTLDVPCQALLLFDSELPDSLLDQAYTALGLALPAQIPAKGPAVKRLPIEKLSDLSARLDGVPGVKGRYIVLPNVSDGGQSTLIRAGFANKYTEMPCVGGYVDGSASKLRDGHLKKLNGKDRAYGNKKIAIIQTNDSRENTVESLSEHPSWIKWSEPTAEALRQACLACESRISTTDPRMTGTWISSVALTASTFLGNLNQEFSPQLNALIGGRGSGKTTIIEYVRWCLCRPATSARRPTGPQQRDIVEDTLKPVKGMVAVDVTIDGTLHTVRRDSTSGAIHLRIGDGEFLAATQDEIRELLPIAVYGQKELSTVALESDQVRAFLYSNIKNEQERLREAREANLVTATSAHARWVQLRQARADQASARKQVASIRTRLEQARKGLKGLSDSERSELARASKTQEEELLLAMLRSELESIVSTLRTVYSNLRSWPDYGELVLDNLPHKDSIENLVAATQSAIKSSSDAIKMAGVHLKKLVDAEGVFASSEALVRGEIATAKKRGVQLEQRSKQSEAQVKQIRFLEVEEKKLLQRLSAIEARVKVLAEAGSEFSKLLDQRAGLLRQRGKLLKDEARRVEQATDKRFSVYVGVSEDIQPFIEKLQEVLKGSNIRGAKFEEMAQRFSDSTDRIQLWRGFVEDLDKVIGAKHEAIDITSLTLQSLRGVFSDTEIDRAAEVLKYQDYASIIGACPEDDVVFQFRTETGDLIPFGKASAGQQASVLLTALLGQVGPPLLIDQPEDDLDSQFISSLVEKIWSAKEGRQLIFASHNANLVVNGDAELVVCLESTSTAAGVIGEIYASGAIDKKPVREAITRIMEGGEKAFKMRKAKYGF
- a CDS encoding IS3 family transposase, with protein sequence MDHGLSQRQASSLMGISRRALTMQPAPDKDVALRERLRAVWRPNMGYRMAHSLIRLENEPLNVKRVHRVWKEEKLGRMKRYRKKRTGGSVPLAAEGPNHVWCVDFCFDWAENRSKLKVLAIQDEFTKEILALEVATSIRSLHLQEVLSRIMRERGAPQFLRSDNGPEFISRSLAVMLAKAGTESRFIKPGSPWQNGFAESLVSRLRDEILGVEVFHNLADAQLKLAIYRRYYNEVRPHSSLGRVPPVVAARRREQLAHCPPSNASISEGSL
- a CDS encoding transposase, translated to MKKSKFSEEQVVRILQEAASGKPVREVCTAHGVSEATFYVWRRKYGGMETQDVKRLRDLEAENAALKRIVADQALVIDATGKLLRKNGVALPTAARERGY